One Alkaliphilus sp. B6464 genomic window carries:
- the cas2 gene encoding CRISPR-associated endonuclease Cas2, with translation MKINKNYNYNYAFVFYDVNEKRVNKVFKICKKYLSHFQKSVFRGETTPSKLLLLKNDLNKIIDESEDFICIIKLMNDNVYGEEILGSKQNDTGEDLIL, from the coding sequence ATGAAGATAAATAAAAACTATAATTATAACTATGCATTTGTATTTTATGATGTTAATGAAAAACGAGTAAATAAAGTATTTAAGATATGTAAAAAATATTTGTCCCATTTTCAGAAATCAGTATTTAGAGGTGAGACAACTCCATCTAAATTATTATTACTGAAAAATGATTTAAATAAAATAATAGATGAAAGTGAAGATTTTATATGCATTATAAAACTAATGAATGATAATGTTTATGGAGAAGAAATACTAGGCAGTAAACAAAATGATACAGGAGAAGACCTAATATTATAA
- the cas1b gene encoding type I-B CRISPR-associated endonuclease Cas1b, with amino-acid sequence MGSTRYITSMGELTRKDNSLCFRKNNKNVYIPIENTKEIYCMSEISINTKLLDFISKNNIVMHFFNYYEGYSGTFYPKDNYNSGKVLVKQVEAYNNKRMILAKAFVQGIADNIHEVLYHYYKHNKKETKVTLDWIKKDMPIALGEVDNIKQLLQIEGELWQRFYGEFKHILPEDFIMNRRVKRPPDNPINALISFGNTLLYGKTITAIYNTHLNQTISFLHEPSERRFSLSLDISEAFKPVIVFKTIFDLVNNRRLQVDKHFDKKLNYCLLNEEGRNIFITAFEERMESVFLHSNLNRKVSYKTAIKLDCYKLIKFVLEDKEFKPFSLKEKS; translated from the coding sequence ATGGGGAGTACAAGATATATTACATCTATGGGAGAGTTAACAAGGAAGGATAATTCTCTATGTTTTAGAAAAAACAATAAAAATGTATATATTCCTATTGAGAACACAAAAGAAATTTATTGCATGTCTGAAATTAGCATTAATACTAAGCTTTTAGATTTCATATCAAAAAATAATATAGTTATGCACTTTTTTAATTACTATGAGGGATATAGTGGAACTTTTTATCCTAAAGATAACTATAATAGTGGAAAAGTGCTTGTAAAACAGGTTGAAGCTTATAATAACAAAAGAATGATTTTAGCTAAGGCATTTGTTCAGGGAATTGCTGATAATATCCATGAGGTTTTATATCATTACTATAAGCACAACAAAAAAGAAACGAAAGTAACTTTAGATTGGATAAAAAAAGATATGCCTATAGCACTAGGAGAAGTAGATAATATTAAACAATTATTGCAAATTGAAGGTGAACTATGGCAGAGGTTTTATGGAGAGTTTAAGCATATATTACCAGAAGATTTTATTATGAATAGAAGAGTTAAGCGTCCACCTGATAATCCAATAAATGCACTTATTTCGTTTGGAAATACATTGTTATATGGAAAAACAATAACTGCTATATATAATACACATTTAAATCAGACCATAAGTTTTTTGCATGAACCATCTGAAAGAAGATTTTCTTTGAGTTTAGATATCAGTGAAGCATTTAAACCTGTTATAGTTTTTAAAACTATATTTGATTTGGTCAATAATAGAAGGCTACAGGTTGATAAACATTTTGATAAAAAGCTTAATTATTGTTTATTAAATGAAGAAGGAAGAAATATATTTATAACAGCCTTTGAAGAAAGAATGGAAAGTGTTTTTCTGCATAGTAACCTTAACCGAAAAGTAAGCTATAAGACAGCTATAAAACTAGATTGCTATAAATTAATTAAGTTTGTATTAGAAGATAAGGAATTCAAACCTTTTAGTTTAAAGGAGAAATCTTAA
- the cas4 gene encoding CRISPR-associated protein Cas4, with amino-acid sequence MRVNGTLINYYFHCKRQCWLHGNRINLEDNSEDVKIGKSIHKIKEAENKQAEISIDNIKIDKLTKDYLTEIKKSDADIEASKWQLLFYLKVLRDKGIERKGKLEFIEKNKSKNTIIVELDEDTLSELDKVVENIEDLLLNTNIPGIENKPKCKKCAYYEYCYI; translated from the coding sequence ATGAGAGTTAATGGTACATTAATTAACTATTATTTTCACTGCAAAAGGCAATGCTGGCTTCATGGAAACCGAATTAATCTAGAAGATAATAGCGAAGATGTAAAGATAGGAAAGTCAATTCATAAAATTAAAGAAGCAGAAAATAAGCAAGCAGAAATTAGTATTGATAATATTAAGATAGACAAATTAACTAAAGATTATTTAACGGAAATTAAAAAATCAGATGCAGATATAGAGGCATCTAAATGGCAGTTATTATTTTATTTAAAAGTATTAAGAGACAAAGGAATTGAAAGAAAAGGAAAGCTCGAGTTTATAGAAAAGAATAAAAGTAAAAATACAATTATTGTAGAATTGGACGAAGATACTTTAAGTGAACTGGATAAGGTTGTTGAAAATATTGAAGACCTACTATTGAATACAAATATACCAGGTATTGAAAATAAGCCTAAATGTAAGAAATGTGCTTATTATGAATATTGCTATATATAG